Genomic DNA from Deinococcota bacterium:
GCGTGCGCGAGCTTTCGGTAGGGGAGGTGGGTGAGGCGGTCGAGGCGCTCTTGAAGCGGGCGGCGACGCACCTGCCGGAAGATTACCTGGTCGCTCTGGAGCGCGCCGCCTTTGAAGAGTCCTCCGAGCTGGGCCGCTCGGTGATCGCCATGCTCCTCGACAACGCCCGCTACGCCGAAAGGGAGGGCATGCCGACTTGCCAGGACACCGGCATGGCCGTCTTGAGGCTCGAGGTCGGCCAGGAGGTTCACTTTGGCGGGGGAGATCTAAACGAGGCGTTGGGGGAGGCGGTGCGGGGCGCCTACCGGGAGCTGCGCAAGTCGGTCGTGAGGGACCCTTTGCAGCGCGAGAACAGCGGTGACAACACCCCGCCGCTCGTCCACTATGAGATCGTGCCCGGCAACCGCGTGACCATCACCGCCCTGATGAAGGGCTTTGGCGCGGAGCTGATGAGCCGGTTGGGGATGTTTCCGCCCTCGGTCGGCGCAGGGGGCGTCAAGCGCTTCGTGCTCGAGACCGTCGAGCAGGCCGGACCCAACGCCTGCCCGCCCGTCATCGTCGGGGTGGGCCTGGGCAGTTCCTTCGACGGCGTCGCCTACTTGGCCAAAAGGGCGCTGATGCGCCCGCTGGGCACGCCCAACGAGGCACCGCATCTAGCCGCGCTCGAGGCCGAGCTGCTTACGGCCGTCAACGCGCTCGGCGTGGGCCCGCAGGGCTTCGGCGGCAGGGTCACCGCTCTGGCCGTCCATATTGAAAGCTATCCCACCCACATCGCCGCCCTGCCGGTGGCGGTCAACCTCAACTGCTCCGCGCCGCGCCGCGCTACGGTGGTCTTATGAAGATAGCCGCGCCCTTTGACGAAGACACGATCTTGAGCTTAAAGGCAGGCGACCTCGTCGAGATAAGCGGCAGGTTTATCACTGCGCGCGACGCCGCCCATAAGCGGCTTGTCGAGACGCTGGCGCGCGGCGAGGCGCTGCCGGTGTCGGTCGAAGGCGAGGTCATCTACTACGTCGGCCCGGCGCCGGCCAAGCCGGGCCAGCCGGTGGGCTCGGCCGGGCCGACGACGAGTGGGCGGATGGACCCCTACACCGTGCCCTTGCTCGAGCAGGGCGTGAAAGGGCTCATCGGCAAAGGCTATCGCTCGAAAGAGGTGAGGGAGGCCCTGGTCGAGTACCGCGCGGTCTATCTCGCGGCAGTTGGGGGCGCGGCCGCTCTCTTGGCGCAGCGCATCACCTCGAGCCGCGTGATCGCCTATGAAGACCTCGGCAGCGAGGCGATTCACGAGTTTCTGGTCGAAAACTTTCCGGCGGTGGTGGTGAACGATATCTACGGCGGCGACGCTTACGCGAGCGGGCGCCTAAAGCACCTTGAGGGAGCGTCGTGAACGACCTGCATGAAGACCTAAGACAGGGCGTGCGCAAGCTCTGCGCGCGCTACCCGGACGCCTACTGGCGCGAGCTTGACTTGGTGGAGGGCTACCCCGACGCCTTTATCCGGGCGATGACCGAGGCGGGCTACCTCGCCGCGCTCATCCCCGAGGCCTACGGCGGCTCCGGTCTCGGCGTCACCGAGGCCTCGATCATCTTGGAGGAGGTCCACCGCTCGGGCGGCAACGCGGCGGCCGGCCACGCCCAGATGTACATCATGGGCACGCTGCTGCGGCACGGCTCTAAGGCGCAGAAGGCGATGTACCTGCCCAAGATCGCCTCGGGCGAGCTGCGCCTCCAGGCCTTTGGCGTCACCGAGCCGAACGCCGGCTCGGACACCCTGAGCCTCAGCACCACCGCCGTCCGCCGGGGTGACGGTTATATCGTCAACGGCCAGAAGATCTGGACGTCCCGGGCGCTCCACTCCGACCTGATGCTGCTCTTGGCCCGCACCACGCCCCGTGAAGAGGCTAGGGGGCGCAGCGAGGGGCTGTCGGTCTTTCTGGTCGACCTGCGCGAGGCCGTCGGCAAGGGCGTCACCATCAAGCCCATCAAGACGATGTTCAACCACCACACCACCGAGGTCTTTTTCGATAACCTCACGGTGCCGGCCGAGAACCTGATCGGCGAGGAGGGCAGAGGCTTTCGCTACATCCTGGACGGCATGAACGCCGAGCGCATCCTGATCGCCGCCGAGTGCGTCGGCGACGGCTACTGGTTTATAGGGCGCGCCACGGCTTACGCCAAGGAGCGCGAGCTCTTCGGCAGGCCCATCGGCCAGAACCAGGGGGTGCAGTTTCCCATCGCCGAGGCCTATATCCGCGTGCGCGCCGCCGACCTGATGCGTTATAGGGCCGCCGAGCTCTTCGACGGCGGCAGCCCGGCCGGCGCGGAGGCCAACATGGCCAAACACTTGGCGGCCGAGGCGTCGTGGCAGGCGGCCAACGTGGCGGTGCAGACCTACGGCGGTTTCGGCTTCGCCAGCGAGTACGACGTCGAGCGCAAGTTCCGCGAGACGCGCCTCTACCAGGTGGCGCCGATCTCCACCAACCTGATCCTCGCCTACATCGGGCAGCACGTCCTGGGGCTGCCGCGGTCTTACTGATGGCCCGGTCTTACTGATGGCCGGTCTTACTGATGCCCCGGTCTTGCTGGTGCCCCGGTCTTGCTGATGGGTCGTAGTAGTGTGGTGCGCCCGCTTACCGGAATCACGGTGGTGGCGCTCGAGCAGGCGGTGGCGACGCCCTTTGCCAGCCGCCAGCTCGCCGATCTGGGCGCTCGCGTCATCAAGATCGAGCGGCCCGGCAGCGGCGACTTCGCCCGCGGCTACGACGAGACCGTGAAGGGCCTGTCGAGCCACTTCGTCTGGCTCAACCGCTCCAAGGAGTCCTTGACGCTCGACCTCAAGCGCGAAGAGGGCAAGGCCGTCCTCCACAGGCTTCTGGAGGGCGCCGACGTCTTTATGCAGAACCTGGCGCCGGGCGCGGCCGAGCGCTTGGGCTTCGGCGCGGGCGCGCTGAGGGCGCGCCATCCGGCGCTTATCGTCTGCAACTTATCGGGCTACGGCTCGAGCGGCCCCTACCGTGACAAGAAGGCCTACGACCTGCTCGTCCAGGCCGAGGCGGGCCTGTTGTCGATCACCGGCAGCGAGGAGGTGCCCAGCAAGGCGGGCATCTCGGTCGCCGACATCGCCGGGGGCATGTACGCCTTTTCGGGCGTCCTGACGGCGCTCTATCACCGCGCCAACAGCGGTGAGGGGACGGTCATCGAGGTCTCGCTCTTCGAGGCCTTGGCGGAGTGGATGGGCTATCCCGCCTACTACACCCTCTACGGCGGCAGCGCGCCGCCGCGCAGCGGCGCCATGCACGCCACCATCGCGCCCTATGGCCCCTTCGCTACCGGAGACGGCAAGCATATCCTCTTGGGCATCCAAAACGAGCGGGAGTGGCGGCGCTTTTGCGGGCTCGTTCTGGGACGCCCGGACCTTGCGGGCGACCCCAGGTTCAAGGGCAACGCCGAGCGCGTGCGAAACCGCGAGGCCCTGCACGAGGTCATCGCAGGGGTCTTTGCGGGGCTTGCGCTCGAGGGGGTCGAGGCGCGCCTTGCGGAGGCCGCCATCGCCCACGCGCAGATGCGCACGGTGGACGAGTTCCTGGCCCACCCCAGCCTCGCGGCCAGGGGCCGCTGGGCCGAGGTGGCCTCGCCGGTCGGGCCGCTCAAGACCCTGTTGCCGCCCGTCATGATGGCGGGCGCCGAAGCCGTGCTGGGACCCATCCCCGAGGTCGGCGAGCACACCGAGACGATTCTTGCCGAACTCGGCTACAGCGAGGAGGGGATTGCCGAACTGCGACGTGTGGGCGTGATCTGAGCGAGGCGCTAGCGAGGTGGGGCGCTCAGACCCTTGCCACGTTCGAAGCTTGAATTTTCAATCTTCAATCTCCCAAGGAGCAACGCGATGACCATCAAACAGGGCTGGACGGGCAGGTGCTACGAAGACTTCGAGATAGGCGACATCTATCCGCACCCTCTGGGCCGGACGGTCCTGGCGGCCGACAACGTCTGGTTTACGCTGCTGACGGTCAACCCCAACCCCATCCACTTCGACCGGGCCTACGCCGCCAAGACCGAGTTTGGGGAGCCGCTGGTGGACTCGACCTTCACCCTGGCCGTGATCACCGGCTTGTCGGTCGCCGACATCTCCCAAAACGGCGTCAACCTGAGCTGGGACGAGGTGCGCATGCCCGCGCCGGTGTTCGAAGGCGACACCCTCTACGCGCGCAGCGAGGTGCTCGACAAGCGCGAGTCGCGCTCGCGCCCGCGGCAGGGCATCGTCACCTTTAGGACCACCGGCTTCAAGCAGGACGGCGTGGTGGTGATGACCTTCAGACGTACCGTCATGGTCTACAAGCGCGACCACCTGCCGCGGATCGCCCCACCCGAGCCGCAGCAGGGCTAGGCTTGGAAGAGGGCGGGTTTTTCAGGTAGAGTAATCCGTTGTGATGAGCCGCCTTCTATGCCGGGTCGCGGACTGGGCTTGGGTCGCCAAGTTGAGCTTGTGGTTGAGCTTGTGTCCATGGGGCGCCTCTTGATCCGGGCGATTGCGCCCGACGAGCTCGAGTGGTTTATCGCCAGCACCTACGGCTTTTTGGGGCACAGCGACCCCAGGGCCTTTGCGCGGCGGGCCATCGGCCTCATCCGCGATCGTGCGCACGAGGCCGAGCGGAGCTTTGTCCTGCTGGACGGCGACGAGCCGCTGGCGGGGGCCTATATCGTGGCGCCGGAGCCGGAGGACGACGAGCAGAACCTCTACCTCAGCAACATCTGGTTCAGCCGCGCGCCAGGGCATCTCACGGCCCTGCTCAGCGAGCTCATGGACAAGCACCCCCACGAGGCGGTGCGTTGCCCGCTCTACAACTTTTCGCCCAACCGCGTCGAGCGGGTGCGGCCGGTCTTCGAAGGGCTCGGCTTCAGCTTGGAGCACGCCCACGACCTCGAGTTCCCTCTGTCCGAAACGCCGCCCTTGGGTCTGCCGCTCATGCTCGAGGCCTACACCGAGGAGATGGACGTACTCTTCGCGCGGACCTTCGCGCGCTGCGAGAGCTACCAGCCGACCGACTCGCTCTGGGCCTGGCTCAAGCGCTGGCGCGGCAAGTTCAGCCCCGACCTGTGGTGGCTGGCGCGCGAGACCCCCGATCAGGAGCCCGTCGGCTACGCCTTTTTCGGCGCCTACCAGACCGGCGTCGAGGGCAGCTATTACCTGACCGCGGCGGGCGTCCTGGCCGAGCACCGGGGCGACAGCGAGATGCTCCGCCGTCTCGTCATCTCCTCGATGCAGGAGCTCGCCGCGATGAGCCCCTTCGGCAAGATCGAGACGACCGTCACCTACAACGACCCCAAGCTCGTCAAGATCTTGGAGGGCGTCGGCTTCACGCCGCAGAGCCACTACCCGGTGTTCGTGAAGGAGCCGGTGTAGGGGCAGGGATCGGGGTCGGGGCCGGGCGTTGGGGATCGGAGATCGGGATCAAGCCTCTGGCTTCTGCCGTATACTTTCCTTATGAACCTGCTCGTCCTCTGGGTCCTCAACGCGCTCGCCCTCTGGCTCACCACCGAACTCTATCCCGGCCTGTTCTTTACCCAGCCGGGCATCTGGCCGCTGCTTATCGCCGCCCTGGTGCTCGGTCTGGTCAACGCCGTGGTGCGGCCCATCATGGTCCTGCTCACCTTGCCGCTGACCGTTCTCACGCTCGGCCTCTTCCTGCTCGTGGTCAACGCGCTGAGCCTCGGCATCGTCGCC
This window encodes:
- a CDS encoding acyl-CoA/acyl-ACP dehydrogenase — protein: MNDLHEDLRQGVRKLCARYPDAYWRELDLVEGYPDAFIRAMTEAGYLAALIPEAYGGSGLGVTEASIILEEVHRSGGNAAAGHAQMYIMGTLLRHGSKAQKAMYLPKIASGELRLQAFGVTEPNAGSDTLSLSTTAVRRGDGYIVNGQKIWTSRALHSDLMLLLARTTPREEARGRSEGLSVFLVDLREAVGKGVTIKPIKTMFNHHTTEVFFDNLTVPAENLIGEEGRGFRYILDGMNAERILIAAECVGDGYWFIGRATAYAKERELFGRPIGQNQGVQFPIAEAYIRVRAADLMRYRAAELFDGGSPAGAEANMAKHLAAEASWQAANVAVQTYGGFGFASEYDVERKFRETRLYQVAPISTNLILAYIGQHVLGLPRSY
- a CDS encoding fumarate hydratase; the protein is MRELSVGEVGEAVEALLKRAATHLPEDYLVALERAAFEESSELGRSVIAMLLDNARYAEREGMPTCQDTGMAVLRLEVGQEVHFGGGDLNEALGEAVRGAYRELRKSVVRDPLQRENSGDNTPPLVHYEIVPGNRVTITALMKGFGAELMSRLGMFPPSVGAGGVKRFVLETVEQAGPNACPPVIVGVGLGSSFDGVAYLAKRALMRPLGTPNEAPHLAALEAELLTAVNALGVGPQGFGGRVTALAVHIESYPTHIAALPVAVNLNCSAPRRATVVL
- a CDS encoding Fe-S-containing hydro-lyase translates to MKIAAPFDEDTILSLKAGDLVEISGRFITARDAAHKRLVETLARGEALPVSVEGEVIYYVGPAPAKPGQPVGSAGPTTSGRMDPYTVPLLEQGVKGLIGKGYRSKEVREALVEYRAVYLAAVGGAAALLAQRITSSRVIAYEDLGSEAIHEFLVENFPAVVVNDIYGGDAYASGRLKHLEGAS
- a CDS encoding CoA transferase, with amino-acid sequence MGRSSVVRPLTGITVVALEQAVATPFASRQLADLGARVIKIERPGSGDFARGYDETVKGLSSHFVWLNRSKESLTLDLKREEGKAVLHRLLEGADVFMQNLAPGAAERLGFGAGALRARHPALIVCNLSGYGSSGPYRDKKAYDLLVQAEAGLLSITGSEEVPSKAGISVADIAGGMYAFSGVLTALYHRANSGEGTVIEVSLFEALAEWMGYPAYYTLYGGSAPPRSGAMHATIAPYGPFATGDGKHILLGIQNEREWRRFCGLVLGRPDLAGDPRFKGNAERVRNREALHEVIAGVFAGLALEGVEARLAEAAIAHAQMRTVDEFLAHPSLAARGRWAEVASPVGPLKTLLPPVMMAGAEAVLGPIPEVGEHTETILAELGYSEEGIAELRRVGVI
- a CDS encoding MaoC family dehydratase, whose amino-acid sequence is MTIKQGWTGRCYEDFEIGDIYPHPLGRTVLAADNVWFTLLTVNPNPIHFDRAYAAKTEFGEPLVDSTFTLAVITGLSVADISQNGVNLSWDEVRMPAPVFEGDTLYARSEVLDKRESRSRPRQGIVTFRTTGFKQDGVVVMTFRRTVMVYKRDHLPRIAPPEPQQG
- a CDS encoding phage holin family protein, with the protein product MNLLVLWVLNALALWLTTELYPGLFFTQPGIWPLLIAALVLGLVNAVVRPIMVLLTLPLTVLTLGLFLLVVNALSLGIVAALTPLAIRSFWDAVVGAIILSIVGWVLNAILRPERSRAVR